In a single window of the Serratia quinivorans genome:
- the dosC_1 gene encoding Diguanylate cyclase DosC: MRSRSPTLTPKKPALLNWLLQSSHQADNAQFQRQMRLTLVPSPTTPWLNAAGVALLLLAYGWLSNLAIAAALLALLALLTAGRWWLARVTPPIRPTAMLVTVLLWCALVGAIALLAMLSGRMLLILSAGLLITALAFWLMQRHAAAPRFALLEIMLLTLPYLLAAPLSRVQNLFLLADIIPLWLLLAYGLIAFYHRQVAQYVTLTAEKQKAAHRDHLTGFLNRAGGEAVMQEICHPATTIHPLSHLFIIEFTPLAALYQSHGVLIGDDVLRTIGERLKMLVRPSDFVCRYSGGQFLILVHGLPYGSEGEFLARIVPPLEVPYDFGAFGEVTLRLNTGVLALTQDYKTVASLMTAAQQALGIKGKD; encoded by the coding sequence ATGAGAAGTCGCTCCCCAACGTTAACGCCTAAAAAACCTGCGCTACTGAATTGGCTGCTACAAAGTTCGCATCAGGCTGATAACGCCCAATTTCAACGCCAAATGCGGCTTACGCTGGTGCCATCCCCCACCACTCCCTGGCTGAATGCCGCCGGTGTGGCACTGCTGCTGCTGGCGTATGGCTGGCTGAGCAACCTGGCAATCGCGGCTGCACTGCTGGCATTGCTGGCATTACTGACCGCCGGGCGCTGGTGGCTGGCGCGCGTCACTCCCCCTATCAGGCCAACAGCCATGCTGGTGACGGTACTGCTGTGGTGTGCACTGGTGGGCGCAATTGCACTGCTGGCGATGCTTTCAGGCCGCATGCTACTGATCCTGTCCGCCGGCCTGTTGATCACCGCGCTGGCATTCTGGCTGATGCAGCGTCATGCCGCCGCCCCGCGTTTTGCCCTGCTGGAAATTATGCTGCTGACCCTGCCCTATCTGTTGGCCGCACCGCTGTCACGCGTACAAAATCTGTTTTTACTGGCGGATATCATCCCGCTGTGGCTGCTGCTGGCTTATGGACTGATCGCGTTTTACCATCGTCAGGTCGCACAATACGTCACCCTCACCGCAGAAAAACAAAAAGCGGCCCATCGGGATCATTTGACCGGTTTCCTTAACCGCGCAGGCGGTGAAGCGGTGATGCAAGAAATTTGCCATCCCGCCACGACGATCCACCCGCTATCTCACCTGTTTATTATCGAATTCACCCCACTGGCGGCCCTCTACCAGAGCCACGGGGTGCTGATCGGCGATGACGTGTTACGCACCATCGGCGAGCGCCTGAAAATGCTGGTGCGCCCGAGCGATTTTGTCTGCCGCTATAGCGGTGGTCAGTTTCTGATCCTGGTGCACGGTCTGCCTTACGGTTCCGAAGGCGAATTTTTGGCGCGTATCGTTCCACCGTTGGAGGTGCCTTACGACTTTGGCGCATTCGGTGAGGTGACGTTGCGGTTGAATACCGGAGTACTGGCGTTAACCCAGGATTATAAAACGGTAGCAAGCCTGATGACGGCGGCGCAGCAAGCGCTGGGGATAAAAGGAAAGGATTAG
- the lysP_2 gene encoding Lysine-specific permease yields the protein MPGLRRELKARHLTMIAIGGSIGTGLFVASGATVSQAGPGGALLSYALIGLMVYFLMTSLGELAAFMPVSGSFSTYGAKYVEEGFGFALGWNYWYNWAVTIAVDLVASQLVMTYWFPDTPGWIWSALFLGLMFLLNYISVKGFGEAEYWFSLIKVTTVIIFIGIGVLMIFGILKGGEHAGWQNWTIGDAPFAGGFSAMIGVAMIVGFSFQGTELIGIAAGESENPGKNIPRAVRQVFWRILLFYIFAILIISLIIPYTDPSLLRNDVKDISVSPFTLVFQHAGLLSAAAVMNAVILTAVLSAGNSGMYASTRMLFTLASEGKAPRIFAKLSKGGVPRNALYATTVVAGLCFLSSMFGNQSVYLWLLNTSGMTGFIAWLGIAISHYRFRRGYMIQGRDLNDLPYRSGFFPLGPIFAFVLCLIITLGQNYQAFLQDRIDWYGVTATYIGLPLFLIIWFGYKLTRGTRVVKYSEMEFPKMDVK from the coding sequence GTGCCCGGATTACGCCGCGAGCTGAAAGCTCGGCACTTAACCATGATTGCTATTGGTGGCTCTATCGGCACCGGTCTGTTTGTCGCCTCTGGCGCTACGGTTTCTCAGGCCGGTCCGGGCGGGGCACTGCTGTCTTACGCGCTGATCGGACTGATGGTTTACTTCCTGATGACCAGCCTGGGCGAATTGGCAGCCTTTATGCCGGTGTCCGGCTCTTTCTCCACCTACGGTGCCAAATACGTAGAAGAAGGCTTTGGTTTCGCGCTGGGCTGGAACTACTGGTACAACTGGGCGGTGACCATCGCCGTTGACCTGGTGGCCTCACAACTGGTGATGACCTATTGGTTCCCGGATACGCCGGGCTGGATCTGGAGCGCACTGTTCCTTGGCCTGATGTTCCTGTTGAACTACATCTCGGTCAAAGGCTTCGGTGAAGCGGAATACTGGTTCTCGCTGATCAAAGTGACCACCGTCATTATCTTTATCGGTATCGGCGTGCTGATGATCTTCGGCATCCTCAAGGGGGGCGAGCACGCGGGCTGGCAGAACTGGACTATTGGCGATGCGCCGTTTGCCGGGGGCTTCTCGGCGATGATAGGCGTGGCGATGATAGTCGGCTTCTCGTTCCAGGGGACCGAGCTTATCGGCATCGCGGCCGGCGAGTCGGAAAACCCGGGCAAAAACATCCCGCGCGCTGTGCGTCAGGTGTTCTGGCGTATCCTGCTGTTCTATATCTTCGCCATTTTGATTATCAGCCTGATCATTCCTTATACCGATCCGAGCCTGCTGCGTAACGATGTGAAAGACATCAGCGTCAGCCCGTTCACGCTGGTCTTCCAGCACGCCGGCCTGCTGTCGGCGGCGGCGGTGATGAATGCGGTGATCCTGACGGCGGTGCTGTCCGCCGGTAACTCTGGAATGTACGCATCCACCCGCATGCTGTTTACCCTGGCATCGGAAGGCAAAGCGCCGCGTATTTTCGCCAAACTGTCGAAGGGCGGGGTGCCACGCAACGCGCTGTACGCCACTACCGTGGTGGCGGGCCTGTGCTTCCTCAGCTCAATGTTCGGCAACCAGTCGGTTTATCTGTGGTTGCTGAACACCTCGGGGATGACCGGCTTTATCGCCTGGTTGGGGATTGCCATCAGTCATTACCGTTTCCGTCGCGGCTATATGATCCAGGGGCGTGATCTGAACGATTTACCTTACCGTTCCGGTTTCTTCCCGCTGGGCCCAATCTTTGCGTTTGTCCTGTGCCTGATTATCACGCTGGGGCAGAACTATCAGGCGTTCCTGCAAGACCGCATCGATTGGTACGGCGTGACCGCAACTTATATCGGTCTGCCGCTGTTCCTGATTATCTGGTTCGGCTACAAGCTGACGCGCGGCACCCGTGTCGTGAAGTACAGCGAAATGGAATTCCCGAAAATGGACGTGAAGTAA
- a CDS encoding Probable ABC transporter permease protein HI_1471: MSVSTDPLSDAKGQPDVNVMGRYHHILRHRLLMMGVLALAILGSLLLDFTLGPSGLSLSSLWQTLIDPAVADAGTRVIVWDIRLPYALMAVVVGFALGLAGAEMQTILNNPLASPFTLGVSSAAAFGAALAIVLGIGVPGIPDQWFISANAFIFALFAALMLDGITRWTRVATSGVVLFGIALVFTFNALVSMMQFIASEDTLQGLVFWTMGSLARASWDKLGILLGVFAVLLPLSMMSSWKLTALRLGEDRAVSFGIDVRRLRLTTLLRISILSALAVAFVGPIGFIGLVAPHIARMIFGEDHRFYLPASALIGALVLSMASVASKNLIPGIIIPVGIVTSLVGVPFFLSIILRHRGNV, encoded by the coding sequence ATGAGCGTATCCACCGATCCTCTGTCTGACGCCAAGGGGCAACCCGACGTCAACGTTATGGGGCGTTATCACCATATTCTCCGCCACCGTTTATTGATGATGGGGGTGTTGGCATTGGCAATTTTGGGTTCGCTGCTGCTGGATTTTACCCTGGGGCCATCCGGACTTTCGCTGTCCTCCCTGTGGCAAACGCTGATTGATCCTGCGGTTGCAGATGCCGGTACGCGGGTGATTGTCTGGGATATCCGTTTGCCTTACGCCTTGATGGCCGTGGTGGTGGGGTTTGCGCTTGGCCTGGCCGGGGCAGAAATGCAAACCATCCTGAATAACCCGCTTGCCAGCCCCTTTACCCTCGGGGTTTCTTCTGCCGCCGCTTTCGGCGCGGCACTGGCCATTGTGCTGGGGATTGGCGTGCCGGGTATTCCTGACCAGTGGTTTATTTCCGCCAATGCGTTTATTTTCGCCTTGTTTGCCGCATTGATGCTGGACGGCATTACTCGCTGGACAAGGGTTGCCACCTCCGGGGTGGTGCTGTTCGGGATTGCGCTGGTGTTCACCTTTAACGCGCTGGTCTCCATGATGCAGTTTATTGCCAGCGAAGATACGCTGCAGGGGCTGGTGTTCTGGACGATGGGTAGTCTGGCCCGCGCCTCCTGGGACAAACTGGGCATCCTGCTCGGCGTATTTGCCGTGCTGCTGCCGTTGTCGATGATGAGCTCGTGGAAGTTGACCGCGTTGCGTCTGGGTGAGGATCGGGCGGTGAGCTTCGGCATCGACGTGCGCCGCCTGCGCCTGACCACCTTGCTGCGTATCAGTATTCTTTCCGCATTGGCGGTGGCATTTGTTGGCCCGATTGGTTTTATCGGTCTGGTAGCGCCACATATCGCCCGCATGATTTTCGGTGAAGATCATCGTTTCTATCTGCCGGCCAGTGCGTTGATTGGCGCACTGGTGCTGTCGATGGCCTCAGTGGCCTCGAAAAACCTGATCCCGGGGATCATCATTCCGGTCGGCATCGTCACCTCGCTGGTGGGTGTGCCGTTCTTCCTGAGTATTATTCTGCGTCATCGGGGGAATGTATGA
- a CDS encoding Phage protein D, protein MAYIDSGNMPWQPNFSLSVEGEDITDIVRENLVNLTLKDHGAGSKKSDEITFSVVSATLKLPAKGVKISVALGFGGELVNKGTFVVDARSSGQASGGQRIVEITARAFSKTNERGHSTLQSQKTRSFSDITLGDFMLTLASEHGLTARVDSRLVNVPVEHIDQLGESDMNLVTRIAGECGAVSKITHDYWVLSPRDSDTTISGKPLPVRTLTPDMCEQWRYHDNSDHPDVSAKGSGTMIIPYIDSADGGKQKMLTVGSGEPVFHYPTPQPSLKDAQYVAGGSTKHVEKKLRGMSLTLTGTPALMGMTAEGKITTEGFGRVEDRDWKISRVEFRLQSKGLIISVELE, encoded by the coding sequence ATGGCCTATATCGATTCCGGCAATATGCCCTGGCAACCCAACTTCTCCCTGTCTGTCGAAGGCGAGGATATTACCGACATCGTGCGTGAGAACCTGGTCAACCTGACCCTGAAGGATCACGGTGCCGGCTCGAAAAAAAGTGATGAAATCACCTTCAGTGTGGTCTCTGCCACCCTGAAGTTGCCGGCTAAAGGCGTCAAGATTTCAGTGGCGCTGGGGTTTGGTGGTGAGCTGGTGAACAAGGGGACATTCGTGGTGGACGCACGCAGCTCTGGGCAGGCGTCTGGCGGGCAACGTATTGTGGAAATCACCGCCAGGGCATTTTCGAAGACCAACGAACGCGGGCACAGCACGCTGCAGTCGCAGAAAACCCGCTCGTTTTCCGATATCACCCTGGGCGATTTCATGCTCACCCTTGCCTCTGAGCACGGACTGACGGCACGGGTCGACAGCCGGCTGGTGAATGTCCCGGTGGAGCATATCGATCAGTTGGGTGAGAGCGACATGAATCTTGTTACGCGCATTGCCGGCGAATGTGGGGCCGTCAGTAAAATCACCCACGACTACTGGGTACTGTCCCCCCGCGATTCAGACACCACCATCAGCGGCAAGCCCTTACCGGTCCGAACCCTCACCCCCGACATGTGTGAGCAATGGCGCTATCACGACAACAGTGATCACCCTGATGTCAGCGCGAAGGGGAGCGGCACCATGATCATCCCGTACATCGATAGTGCCGATGGAGGGAAGCAGAAAATGTTGACGGTGGGAAGTGGAGAGCCTGTCTTTCATTATCCCACTCCGCAGCCTTCATTGAAGGATGCACAGTATGTTGCCGGCGGCAGCACCAAACATGTGGAGAAAAAGCTCAGGGGCATGTCCCTGACCCTGACGGGGACCCCGGCGCTGATGGGGATGACAGCGGAGGGGAAAATTACCACGGAAGGATTTGGCCGTGTTGAAGATCGGGACTGGAAAATCAGCCGTGTTGAATTCCGGCTGCAGTCGAAAGGATTGATTATCAGTGTGGAGCTCGAGTGA
- a CDS encoding Phage tail sheath protein translates to MELHGVRTLEDDSAPKQITTVNMSVIGLVGTAPDAASGTAATLSTGSSLLDNQIVFTATAAGAAGNQLQVRAVAGEADSSAGAETSADFEDSVLTITLGTDAEGVVDASADDVVAAVNALMFDAEDMGIDAALPDGIAGVGVVAPFGLMALQGGEDEPFPLYTPALIAGSRNQAKKLGYGGTLYDDMYDILNQIGALVIVVRVDTDEDEEAQRANILQGIESLQLGQSTLNYQPRILIAPEWSTDDGVGKALESMAARCRAIAYLDSPSMATPEAVVRRGQMYGARVELLRPRINVVSDLTGKTQARPYSAAAAGHRVRIDSTRGYWWSKSNQTVLGFTGLEQVDSFMIGDETCVANQLNQANVSTLVQLDGFRHWGNRLCTDDPQWRFEAVRRTMDAIEDSIQLSMTKEYLDAPISKSLGVSMLGSINSYLRQQVTGGVIIGGSAWLDEELNTAESLAAGIVYINVAVTPKSPAEQIVIKYAINKNTGQVSLAA, encoded by the coding sequence ATGGAACTTCACGGCGTTCGTACCCTTGAGGACGACAGCGCACCCAAACAGATAACCACCGTCAATATGTCGGTCATTGGACTGGTCGGCACGGCGCCCGACGCGGCGTCGGGGACGGCGGCAACGTTGTCGACGGGCAGCAGTCTGCTCGACAACCAGATTGTTTTCACGGCCACCGCTGCCGGCGCTGCCGGCAATCAGCTGCAGGTCCGTGCGGTTGCCGGCGAGGCTGACTCGTCTGCCGGCGCCGAGACGAGTGCCGATTTTGAGGACAGCGTACTGACCATCACGCTCGGCACCGATGCCGAAGGCGTCGTGGACGCCAGTGCAGACGATGTCGTGGCGGCGGTCAACGCGTTGATGTTCGATGCCGAAGACATGGGCATTGACGCCGCATTACCCGATGGTATAGCGGGGGTCGGCGTGGTGGCGCCTTTTGGTCTGATGGCGCTGCAGGGCGGCGAGGATGAACCTTTCCCGCTGTATACCCCGGCACTGATTGCCGGCAGTCGTAACCAGGCCAAAAAGCTGGGGTATGGCGGTACGCTGTATGACGACATGTACGACATTCTGAACCAGATTGGCGCCCTGGTCATCGTGGTACGTGTGGATACCGACGAGGATGAAGAGGCGCAGCGCGCCAACATCCTGCAGGGTATCGAGTCGTTGCAGCTGGGGCAGTCGACCCTCAATTACCAACCGCGGATCCTGATTGCCCCGGAATGGAGCACGGACGACGGTGTCGGCAAGGCGCTGGAGAGCATGGCGGCGCGCTGCCGGGCCATCGCCTACCTTGACTCTCCCTCGATGGCCACGCCGGAAGCGGTGGTGCGCCGCGGGCAGATGTACGGCGCCCGCGTGGAGCTGCTGCGCCCGCGCATCAACGTGGTCAGTGACCTGACCGGCAAGACACAGGCGCGCCCGTATTCTGCCGCGGCAGCAGGTCACCGGGTCCGCATCGACAGCACCAGGGGGTACTGGTGGTCGAAGTCCAACCAGACGGTGCTGGGCTTTACCGGCCTTGAGCAGGTTGACAGCTTCATGATTGGTGACGAGACCTGCGTGGCCAACCAGCTCAATCAGGCAAATGTCAGCACCCTTGTGCAACTGGACGGATTTCGGCACTGGGGGAACCGCCTGTGCACCGATGACCCACAATGGCGCTTTGAGGCAGTGCGTCGCACGATGGACGCGATAGAAGACTCTATCCAGCTGTCGATGACAAAAGAGTACCTTGACGCGCCGATCAGCAAATCGCTGGGTGTCTCGATGCTGGGCTCCATCAACAGCTATCTGCGCCAGCAGGTGACGGGCGGCGTGATTATCGGCGGCAGCGCCTGGCTGGATGAGGAGCTTAATACGGCCGAGTCGCTGGCGGCCGGGATTGTGTATATCAACGTCGCCGTGACGCCGAAATCCCCGGCAGAGCAGATCGTCATCAAATACGCCATCAACAAAAACACCGGGCAGGTCTCTCTGGCCGCCTGA
- a CDS encoding phage major tail tube protein, producing the protein MNTGFIYAKSALWVQNNIRVANVMSMTPPAVVVTVGNYRTTWMDAPAPVDTGMEAMQADFKVGADVDVLAMFGFGQGRKVRAQIRRVYLNADTTESVWVDELEGIVGSITPDEHGNSGQESVGMAVVVNLSYYKLTVDDNVMYEIDTLNCKRIINGVDEMASVRDALLLD; encoded by the coding sequence ATGAATACCGGTTTTATTTACGCAAAGTCAGCCTTATGGGTGCAGAACAACATTCGCGTGGCCAATGTTATGTCGATGACGCCACCGGCGGTGGTGGTGACGGTCGGTAATTATCGCACGACCTGGATGGATGCGCCGGCGCCGGTAGATACCGGGATGGAGGCCATGCAGGCGGATTTTAAGGTGGGGGCGGATGTTGATGTGTTGGCTATGTTTGGTTTTGGCCAGGGGCGCAAGGTGCGAGCGCAAATCCGTCGGGTGTACCTGAACGCAGATACGACAGAGTCGGTCTGGGTGGACGAACTGGAGGGGATTGTCGGTAGTATCACGCCTGACGAGCATGGCAACAGTGGGCAGGAGTCGGTGGGCATGGCGGTGGTGGTGAACCTCAGTTACTACAAGCTGACGGTCGATGACAACGTGATGTACGAAATCGACACGCTGAACTGCAAACGCATCATCAACGGCGTCGACGAGATGGCCAGCGTGAGGGATGCGCTGTTGCTGGACTGA
- the cmpR_5 gene encoding HTH-type transcriptional activator CmpR, producing the protein MHITLRQLEVFTEVLKSGSTTQASVVLALSQSAVSAALADLEGQLGVQLFDRVGKRLVINEHGRLLYPKALALLEQAGEIEQLFRHDGGALRISASSTIGNYMLPEMIAHYRHDFPASPLELNVGNSQDVIGAVADFRVDLGLIEGPCHMPELITLPWLEDELVVFAAPDNPLAGQPLTLEMLATAPWILREGGSGTREVLHHLLLAHLPHFQLVMELGNSEAIKHAVRHGMGISCLSRRVIGEQLASGVLVELNIPLPPLMRTLYLIHHRQKHISNALQRFLGYCGFQPQ; encoded by the coding sequence ATGCATATCACCTTACGTCAATTGGAAGTGTTTACCGAAGTGCTTAAGAGCGGTTCGACCACGCAGGCTTCGGTAGTTCTGGCGTTATCACAATCGGCGGTCAGCGCCGCGCTGGCCGATCTGGAAGGGCAATTGGGCGTGCAGTTGTTTGACCGCGTGGGCAAGCGTTTGGTCATTAATGAGCATGGCAGGTTGCTGTACCCGAAGGCGCTGGCACTGCTGGAGCAGGCGGGGGAGATTGAACAACTGTTCCGCCATGACGGCGGCGCATTGCGCATCAGTGCCAGCAGCACCATCGGCAACTATATGCTGCCGGAGATGATCGCCCATTATCGGCATGATTTCCCCGCTTCACCGTTGGAACTGAACGTCGGCAACAGCCAGGACGTGATCGGCGCTGTGGCGGATTTCCGCGTCGACCTGGGACTGATTGAAGGCCCTTGTCATATGCCGGAACTGATCACTCTGCCGTGGCTGGAAGATGAATTGGTGGTATTTGCCGCGCCGGACAACCCATTGGCCGGGCAACCGCTGACCCTGGAAATGCTGGCCACAGCCCCCTGGATCCTGCGTGAGGGTGGCTCGGGAACGCGCGAGGTGCTGCATCATCTGCTGCTGGCGCACTTGCCGCACTTCCAACTGGTGATGGAACTGGGTAATTCGGAAGCGATCAAACATGCGGTTCGCCACGGCATGGGGATCAGTTGCCTGTCGCGGCGTGTGATTGGCGAACAGTTGGCCAGTGGCGTGCTGGTGGAGCTGAATATCCCGTTACCGCCGTTGATGCGCACCCTTTATCTGATCCATCACCGGCAAAAGCATATCTCCAACGCGCTGCAGCGTTTTCTCGGATACTGTGGGTTTCAGCCTCAATAG
- a CDS encoding Prophage tail fibre N-terminal: MAIITGIFNDPFGMPMPDVVIQLTARKTTSVSITGTNAAAVTATDGSYAMPVMPGVYAVTATINNTPDYLGIIQVYADSPDGTLNQYLAEFNPDDATPEALHEMQLLLLEAELAAASARESAKMAAEYALIPRGAFRADMSYQKNDLVEYTGSEYLATEDVEGVEPPAVPWQLFISAGADGERGTQGDTGPQGPKGETGSTGPQGETGPQGSAGPQGDTGPQGPKGDSGATAYQVWLDAGNAGTEDDYQTGLQGEMGPRGPKGDTGAQGPKGDTGPEGPPGPQGEQGIQGETGPQGSSGAPPNTLTVGTVSTLGPGEDATVEITGDAPNQMINFGIPQGNDGAVGLPLAGGPGSTALMQVTNGTYTAAPDSAVSGSKLAYAGLLSDGTVMVASNLASGTWAVWGVLASAEQSATTVTVMARTDGTTLLTPTAMLESARLGTHVRNCKYCYPGVTAAFDCEILVNGQWHPFTAMASDRTSYGPIIYWNARAGMYGEIKPYQETE, from the coding sequence ATGGCCATTATCACGGGAATTTTTAACGATCCGTTTGGTATGCCGATGCCGGATGTGGTCATCCAGTTGACGGCAAGAAAAACCACGTCAGTAAGCATTACCGGTACAAATGCGGCTGCGGTGACGGCGACGGACGGAAGCTATGCCATGCCGGTGATGCCGGGCGTTTATGCGGTCACCGCCACAATAAACAATACCCCGGACTACCTGGGTATTATCCAGGTTTACGCAGACAGCCCGGATGGCACGCTTAATCAGTACCTGGCGGAATTCAATCCGGACGATGCGACACCGGAAGCGCTGCACGAGATGCAGTTGTTGCTGCTGGAAGCTGAGCTGGCGGCGGCCAGCGCGAGGGAGTCAGCGAAAATGGCGGCGGAATATGCACTCATTCCCCGCGGTGCATTCCGCGCCGATATGTCTTACCAGAAAAATGACCTGGTCGAATATACCGGCAGTGAATACCTGGCCACGGAGGACGTGGAGGGCGTCGAGCCGCCGGCGGTGCCATGGCAGCTGTTTATCTCGGCAGGGGCTGATGGTGAGCGTGGCACCCAGGGTGACACCGGACCGCAGGGCCCCAAAGGAGAGACCGGCAGTACCGGACCGCAAGGGGAAACGGGACCACAGGGGTCAGCCGGTCCTCAGGGTGACACCGGCCCTCAGGGGCCGAAGGGCGATAGCGGGGCCACGGCGTATCAGGTATGGCTGGATGCAGGGAACGCGGGGACGGAAGATGACTATCAGACCGGTCTGCAGGGTGAGATGGGACCACGAGGTCCGAAAGGTGACACTGGTGCACAGGGACCTAAAGGTGATACCGGGCCGGAAGGTCCTCCTGGGCCGCAGGGAGAGCAGGGAATTCAGGGGGAGACCGGACCTCAAGGTTCCTCTGGTGCACCACCTAACACACTGACGGTTGGTACGGTGAGCACGCTGGGGCCAGGGGAGGATGCCACCGTAGAGATCACTGGTGACGCTCCCAACCAAATGATTAATTTTGGCATTCCGCAAGGCAATGATGGTGCTGTTGGTCTTCCTCTGGCAGGAGGGCCGGGCTCTACAGCGCTGATGCAGGTTACCAACGGCACCTATACGGCAGCCCCTGATAGCGCGGTATCCGGTTCTAAGCTTGCGTATGCGGGGTTGTTGTCTGATGGCACCGTGATGGTGGCGTCCAATTTAGCTTCAGGCACCTGGGCGGTATGGGGTGTTCTGGCATCAGCGGAGCAATCGGCAACGACGGTCACAGTGATGGCCCGTACAGACGGCACTACCTTACTGACACCAACGGCAATGCTTGAGAGCGCCAGGCTGGGCACGCATGTGCGAAATTGCAAGTATTGCTATCCGGGCGTAACGGCAGCTTTTGATTGCGAGATATTGGTCAATGGCCAGTGGCATCCATTTACTGCGATGGCATCAGACCGCACCTCGTATGGGCCGATTATTTATTGGAACGCCAGGGCAGGGATGTACGGTGAGATTAAGCCGTATCAGGAAACGGAGTGA
- a CDS encoding Phage Tail Protein X, producing MQYTTKDGDRLDTLCVRHYGTVNNTVEAVLYDPQNYDLATTEVFDAGVTFTLPAVKPQQKKNEYSLWE from the coding sequence ATGCAATACACAACCAAAGACGGCGACCGCCTGGATACCCTCTGCGTTCGCCATTACGGCACGGTAAACAACACTGTCGAAGCTGTGCTCTATGACCCTCAGAATTACGATCTGGCCACGACGGAAGTGTTTGACGCCGGCGTGACATTCACGCTGCCTGCGGTTAAGCCGCAGCAGAAAAAAAACGAATACTCACTCTGGGAGTAG